DNA from Mesorhizobium sp. B2-1-1:
GGCAATATTGCCGCCAGCAGTTTCAGAGACGGTTGATGACCAGGCAATCGACCATCGCCGCCAGATGCAGGCCTGCGCCGGTGACCACGAAACCATGCCACAGCGCGTTGTGGAAGCGCAGCCCCTTCCAGGCGAAGAAGATCACGCCGCAGGAATAGACGACGCCGCCGGCGACGATGAGCACGATCGCCGTCGTCGGCAAGGTAGCGACGAGCGGCTCGACCAGGACGATGCCGCTCCAGCCGATGGCGAGATAGAAGACGATCGCCAGCCGGTCGAAGCGGCCGGGGAAAAACACCTTTATGGCGATGCCGATAATGGCCGCGGTCCAGACCAGGACGATCATCCAGCCGGCCAGCGCCGAGCCGTCGAGCTGCGCGAGAAAGGGCGTGTAGGTGGCGGCGATGAGCAGATAGATCGCAGCGTGGTCGAAACGCCGCAAAATCCATTTCACCGGCGAAGTCACCGGCCATAGATTGTAGGTCAGCGACACCGAGAGCACGGTGAGCAGCGACACGACATAGAAGGCGGCGGCGATGTATTCGCCCGGTCCGACCCGAAAGGCGGCCAGCGCCAGCAGCGCCGAACCGGCCGCGATCGCCAGCACGATGCCGACGGCATGGACGATGCCGTCGGCGATCATCTCGGCACGCGAATAGTGCCATCGTCCGACAAAGGGGATCTCGATCTGCGGCGGCGTCTTGATCATCATCATCCTGCGTCAACCCTATCTGGGCAAGCGCCGGACAGTATTTCAAGCTTTGTTTGCGGTTTTGCGACTGCGGCGCTTCAGCGCGGCGGGGATTTGACATTACTCCGCGCTTATTCCTGCTTCAGCGGGCAGCGAGCGGCTTTTTCACGGCCTTCAGGAGGGCGCGCTGGATGATCTCGTTGCCGGCGACGACCGAACCGTTGTCGAGCATGTCCTGACCGCCGTCCATGTCGGAGGCGAACCCTCCTGCTTCACGGATCAGCAACAGGCCGGCTGCGATGTCCCAGGGCGACAGGCCGACTTCCCAGAATCCGTCCATGCGGCCGGCGGCGACGTAAGCGAGATCGAGCGAGGCCGAACCCAGGCGCCGGACGCCGGAAACCTCGGCCATGACATTGCGTAACTCGATCAGGAAATTGCCATGCTGGCCACGCCCCAGATGCGGCACCCCGCAGCCGATGACGGTGTCGATGAGCTTGGTGCGGCCGGCGACACGCAGGCGGCGGTCGTTCATGAAGGCGCCGCCGCCGCGCTCGGTCGTATAGAGCTCGTCCATGGCCGGATTGTAGATCACGCCGGCCACGATCTGGCCCTGGCGCTCGAGCGCGATCGAGACAGCGAAAAGCGGAATGCCGTGCAGGAAATTGGTGGTGCCGTCGAGCGGATCGACGATCCAGCGGTGCTGGCTGTCATCGCCGGCGATCGTGCCGCGCTCTTCCATCAGGAAGCCGTAACCGGGCCGCGCCTTCGACAGTTCGGCAAAGACAATATCCTCGGCCTTGCGGTCGGCCTGGCTGACATAGTCGCCCGGTCCCTTCATCGAGACCTGCAGGTTCTGGACCTCGCCGAAATCGCGCGACAGCGAGCGGCCGGCCTTCATTGCGGCCTGGACCATGACGTTGAGAAGGGCTGAGCGTGCCATCGTAACTCTTCCTGCTGCACGCGCTTTAACCTTTGTCCTGATGCATGTCGGTGACCCGAAACCTGGGCCACCTCTGGGCGACATGCATCAGTCGGCGCGGCGCATATAAGTGATTTCATTGGTGTCGACGACGATGCGTTCCCCCGCGCCGATGAATGGCGGCACCAGCACGCGAATGCCGTTTTCCAGCACCGCGGGCTTGTAGGAAGAGGCCGCCGTCTGGCCCCTTACCACCGGGTCCGCTTCGGTGATGGTCAGCGTTACCTGGTCGGGGAGCGAAATGCCGATAGGCCTTTCCTCGTAGAGCTGGACCGTCACCATCATGCCGTCCTGCAGGAAAGCGGCGCGGTCTCCGACGAAGTCCTTCGCCAGCTCGAGCTGCTCGTAGCTCTCGGTGTCCATGAACACCAGGGCGTCGCCCTGCTCGTAGAGGAAGGAAAAATCCTTGAGATCGAGCCGGATCTGCTCGACCGTCTCTGCCGAACGGAAGCGCTCGTTCAGCTTTGTGCCGTTGATGAGGTTCTTCAATTCGACCTGGTTATAGGCGCCGCCCTTGCCCGGCTTGACCGTGTTGGTCTTGACGGCCACCCACAGGCCGCCATCGTGCTCGATGACGTAGCCGGGACGGATTTCGTTGCCGTTGATCTTGGCCATAATGATGTGATCCGGGAATGAGATGTTCGCAAGACAGCGATTTCGGGCCTCCAAGACCACAAATCGCCCGAAGAGGCAAGCTGGCGCTGATCGGGTGTCCCGTGGCGGCGGCTCAATCGAAGCGCACGATGGTGCCGCGTTGCGGCGTCTTGTCCTGCGAGAAATCGAGCATGACCTCGTCGACATAGCACCAGCCCCACGTCTCGGGCGGGTCGTAGGCCTCGATGACCGGATGGCCGGTCGCCCGGTAGTGGCCGGTGGCGTGACGGTTCGGAGAACTGTCACAGCAGCCGACATGGCCACAGGTGCGGCACAGCCGCAGATGCACCCACCAGGAACCGGTCTTCAGGCACTCCTCGCAACCTTCGGCGCTTGGCGTTACCTCGAGGATGAAGCTGCCATGCGTGCATCGTTTGTCGGGCGAAGCCATTTCATTGCCTCCTTGGAGAAGCGATGCCGCGATATAAACCCTCAACCGCTCTCATCGAAACCGCGGCGACCGCTTCGGTAATGATATCGAAGACTTTTGCCAGCCGACGGATCTGCGACGACCGCATGATAGCCATCTGCATGGAAAGATCGAGGTCACTTGCCTCGACGAGCATCGCGCGATGACTTCCGCTGGATTTCCGCTGATCGCGTCAGGGCAGGCGGTTTGCCTTCTGCAGTGCCTGCTTGGTCTGGTCGTCGCTCAATCCTTGCAGGAAATCGTCCATCTCGGGGTCGATGAGGCCGGCGCGGCGGGCGACGATGTACCAGGCGCCGGCAAGCACGAGGTCCGGCTCGGTGCCGATGCCTTGCATATAGAGTTTCGCCAGGCGGTTCTGGGCGGCGACATTGCCGCCTTCGGCGGCCTGCTTCATCCAGCCGAAGGCGGATTTCAAATCACGCCCGCCGCCGCGGCCCTCGATCATCCAGGTGGCGAGGTCGAGTTGCGCGGTGTCATAGTTTTGCCGCGCGGCCTGAGCCAGCAGGCGCCGGGCCTGGGCGTCGTCGCGCGATTTGCCGCCGACGCCGTTGGCATAGATCTGTGACATCGCATACTGGGCGTCGGCGAGGCCGGTCGCCGCGGCGCGCTCGTAATAGGTCACGGCCTTGGCGATGCCGGCGTCGCCGGGGTCCTGCTGGACCAGCATCTGCGCGAAATTGAATTGTGCCAGCCGGTTGCCCGCTTCGGCGGCGGCCTGCATCAGCGCATAAGCTTCCTTTTCGTCCTTTTTGACGTAGCGGCCGTCGAGCAGCATCAGCGCATATTGGAACTGCGATTCCGGCACCCCTTGCTCGGCGGCGGCTGCGTACCATTTCGCCGCTTCGGCCGCATTAAGGGGCACGCCCAGTCCGCGCGACAGGATCTCGGCCACCAGCGTCTGCGCCGCCGGGTCGCCGTTTTGCGCGCGCACCAGCGCGAGGTTGTAGGCGGTCTTGTAGAGCCCGCGCTGGAAAGCGCCGTAGGCCGCATCCGCCGGCTTGGCGCCGAAGCGGTCGGGATTGATCGCGTCGGCCGAAGGCAATGGCGCTGGCTCGGCGGTGGTGGCGGGCTGCGGCAGCTGCTTTTCGATCGGCTTGTCGGTATGCACGCCGGCATCCGGCTTAGGGTGCGGTAAAGGAATCGTTTCGGCGGCAGCGGCCTGGATCATGACCGCAGCAAGCAGGGCCTGAAGGGGAAGCCTTGCCGAAGACACGTCAGTCCTCGAAACGCGGTGCGGTTTCGTCGAGCAGCGCATTGGCCTGCGCGATCGCCGCCTTGGGATCGACACCGTCGGCGAACACCGCACTCGACAGGGCGACGAACTCGGCGCCCGTATCTGCGACGGTTTCGATCGAAGCGAGCTCCGATCCGGCCATGACAATGCAGGGGATCTGAATCATCTGCGCCCACCATTGTCCCAGCGCCACGTTGCGCGGATGCGGATCGGGCTTGTTGTCGTAGCCGAAGCGGCCGAAGAAAATATAGTCGGGCCTGACTTCGCCGAGTTCGAGCGCGTCATCACGCGTCTTGGCGCCGCCGGCGCCGACCATCATTTTTGCCTGGAAATGCTCGACCGTCTCGGCGAGCTCGGCCTTGGAGACCTCGACATGAATGCCGTCGGCCTGGACACGCCCGGCAATGCGCGTATCGCCGGCAATGACGACCGCGATGCCGGCCGCCTGTGCCGCCGGTACGATTTCGGCGGCGAAGGCCTGGAAGGAAGCTTCGTCCATGTCGTTCTGCGGCAGGATGAGCGAGGCGACGTCGCCGCCCTCGAACGCCGAGACGATACGGGCGGCCGGCACGCGAGATGGCGCGATCAGCACGATGCGGCAGCGATTGGGGGGCGTTGCGTCGTTCATGGTCTTCGATCCCGGGTTTCGCCTATGCCGGGCGAAGATGGTTGGATTGCGGCATAGAGCAAAGTGCCCGCTTTGAACAGGCGGGCAGGCGGGATCGCTATTTTTGACCGCCGAAGCGCCGGCGATTGGCGTTACTCGATCGGTTGCGCACCTGCCGCGGCAGGCCTTGGCTTCCACAATTTCCAGCCGAGATTCATGCCGGCGGCCGCGATCAGGATGGCGGCGGCACCGACGAGTTGGCTGAGATGCAGGCGATGGCCGAATGCCGTGACGTCGACCAGGATCGCAACGATCGGGTAGATGAAGGACAGCGACCCCTGCAGGTGCGTCGGCAGCTTCTGGATGGCGCCGTACATCAGGATGTACATCAGACCGGTGTGGACGATGCCGAGCGTCGCCAGCATGGCCCAGCTCCTTGCGTCGGTCGGAAGATGCGAGAGATTGGCGAAGGGCGCCAGCATCAACACGCCGACGCAGACCTGGACGAGCGCGATGAGATGCGGCGGCGTGCCCTTGAGCTTTTTGGTGACGATGGCGGCGACGGCCCAGAAGAAGGCAGCGGCCAGCGCCATGACGATGCCGGCGAAATAGTTGGTGCCGATATCGCCGGCGTCAGGGGCGGCCTCGACGATCAGCACCATGCCGGCGAAGGCGATTGCCAGCCAAGTCAATTTCGTCAGGGTCAGCCGCTCGCCGAAGAAGAGCGCGCCGAAGCCGACCAGCATGAAAGGCTGGGTATTGTAGACAGCGGTGGCGATCGAGATCGACGCGCGCGAGAATGCACTAAACAGCAGCAGCCAGTTGACGACGATAGCGGCGCCACCGAGGGCCGCGATGGCGAAAACGCGAAGCGACAGCCTGTTGCGCAACAGGCCGAGGCCGACGCAGATGAAGAGCAGCGTCACCGCGCCGAAAGCGCAGCGCCAGAACACCACATCCATGATAGGCTGGCCGGACAGGACGACGAACCATCCGATCGTTCCCAGGATCGCCATTGCGGCGGACATTTCGATCGTCCCACGTGCTGTATCGCTCACGACAAATCTCCAGATCGTTGCTTGTGCATAATCTCATGCTGATCCTGAGCTTTCCACCCAGCGAGAAAGGTGACATGCTGGTTTTGCCTATTAAAAATAGGCAAATACCCGGAAATCCTGAGAATGTGAAATGCTTGACGATCTCGACCGACGTCTCCTCGAAATCCTGGTGAGGGATGCGCGGACTTCATTGAAGGAGCTGGCCGGCCAGGTCGGGCTGTCATCGCCGAGCGTTTCGGAGCGGCTGAGGCGGCTCGAGGAGCGCGGGGTTATCAGGGCTTTCACCGTCGAGATCGACCCGCTGGCGCTCGGCTATACATTGCAGGCGATCGTGCGCATCAAGCCGCTGCCGGGCAAGCTGCACATCGTCCAGAAGCTGATCGAGGAGATCCCTGAGTTCGGCGAATGCGACAAGGTCACGGGGGACGACTGCTTCGTGGCCAGGCTGTTCGTGCGCTCGATCGGCGACCTCGACGGTATCCTCGATCGCATCGCCGACAAGGCCGAGACCAGCACCGCCATCATCAAGGCGCAGCCGATCCGGCGGCGGCCGCCACCGCTCGGCGCATGACCGGTCGGCCTTTCTTGACTCTGCTTGGCGGTGGTGGAAATGCGTGGCGGCTCCGCCAGTCAGGCATATGAACAACGAGGAAAGAACATGGCGCAGAATGTCTACGATCAGCCGGATTTCTTCGCAGGCTACAGCCAGCTCGGCCGGTCCATCCAAGGGCTGGACGGCGCCGCCGAGTGGCCGGCGTTGCGCGCGATGCTTCCCGACCTCGGCGGCTTGCGAATCGTCGATCTTGGTTGCGGTTTCGGCTGGTTCTGCCGCTGGGCTCTTGAACACGGGGCCAAGGAGGTTCTGGGTCTCGACCTGTCGGAAAAGATGCTCGCCCGGGCGCGTGCCGCCGGCCCGGACGCCGGCATCGTCTACGAACGCGCCGATCTCGATGAACTCAGCCTGCCGCCGACGGCTTTCGATCTCGCCTACAGCTCGCTTGCCCTGCACTATGTCAGCGATGCCGCGCGGCTGTTCCAGACCGTGCACCGGTGCCTAGTCCCCGGCGGGCATTTCGTCTTCTCGACGGAGCATCCGATCTATATGGCTCCGACCCATCCCGGCTGGTCTGTCGATGCCGAAGGCCGCAAGACATGGCCCGTCGACCGGTATCTGGTGGAGGGACCGCGCAAGACGGACTGGCTGGCCAAGGGAGTTGTGAAACATCACCGCACCATCGGCACCACGCTCAACACGCTGATCCGGTGCGGCTTCACCATCGAGCATGTCGAGGAATTCCGTCCGACCGACGCGCAGATCGCGGCCAAGCCCGAACTGGCGGAAGAGCTCGAGCGGCCGATGTTCCTGCTGGTCTCGGCCCGGCGATAGGCAGAGCAGAATGGGCCGGCCTTGCTGTGGCGACGCCCACATTTGCTGTCGCTCCGCTCGGGAATCTGGGCTATTCAGGCGTTGACTCGCTTTCCCTCCAGACCAGTCCCTCCTCCATGTCAGGCCTGCTTTCCGATCCGTGGTTCTATGCGGCCGCCGTCCCGGCGGTCATTCTGGTCGGCCTGTCCAAGGGCGGGTTTGGCGGCGCGGTCGGTTTCGTCGGCGTGCCGCTGATGGCGCTGACCATGCCGCCGGTGCAGGCGGCGGCCATCCTGCTGCCCATCCTGTGCCTGATGGACATCGTTTCGGTATGGACATGGTGGGGCGTCTATAACAGGAAGATGCTGGTCGACATGATGCCCGGCGCGGTGATCGGCATCGGTCTCGGTTGGCTGACGGCCGCACTGGTCACCGAGGAGGCCGTGCGGCTGATCGTCGGCGCCGTCGCCATCATTTTCGTGCTGCGCTGGCTCTATCTGAAGTACCGCCACGGCGCCGACCATGCGGCGCAGCCCAACCGCGTCGCCGCGGCCCTCTGGGGCACGGTCGCCGGCTTCACCAGCTTCGTCGCCCATGTCGGCGGCCCGCCCTTTCAGGTCTACGCGCTGCCGATCCGGCTCGACCCGAAGGTGTTGTCCGGCACGGCGGCGATCTTCTTTGCCGCCACCAACGCGCTGAAGCTCGTTCCCTATTTCGCGCTCGGCCAGTTCGACAGCACCAATCTGACCGCGTCGGCGGTGCTGATGCCGCTGGCGCCGCTATCGACCATCGCCGGCGCCTGGCTGGTGCGCCGCATGCGTCCGGAGATCTTCTATCCCTTCACCTATGCGACGGTGGCCGTCGTCGCGGTGAAGCTTCTGTGGGACGGGATCGCCGGCCTGATGTAGCCGGGACCGTTTTCGCCTGCCTCAGGCGACGCTCGGCACCATGCGCCTTGGTCGGCCGAGCGCCAGGGTGGCGCCAGCCGCCAACACAAGCCCCATGGCGGCAAGGACCGTGAAGTCGTCGATGGTCGGCTTCAGCACCATGTCGGCGATGATGATCAGCATTACCGCATAGTCGAAGCGCGCCGCCCGCAAGATGCGCTGGCCAGAGGCAAGGGCGGCCGGCGTCACGCCATCCCTGGCGATCATCGCGCCCATGTGGTCGGCGCTCGGCTTGAAGACGAACATGCCGATTGAAAAGGTGGTGGCGTAGCCGGCAAGGCCGATCAGGATCCACAGTTGCGAGAAGCCGACCCAGAACCAGCACATGATTAGCCCGAAGGCCAATGTCAGCATCGACATCGGCGCGAAGAAGCGGTTTCCCAATTCGCCCGTAGCCCGCATTGCCTGCAGCGTTCCCTGGATGTTTCCCGACCGATCGGCGAGCGTCGCCAGCACCATCAGCGCGAAACCGCCGCCGACCCATAGGGTCGCCGAAAGAATGTGCAGCAATTTAACGATCGAATACCAGTCCATGCTTCTCCCCGGCGCCTGATGTAGCGGAAGGAGCGAATCCTCGCCTGCCGCTTCGATGGCCAAGCGTTTATCGCCGCGCCTGTTTCGGAACGATGTCGTGAAAAAACCAGTTCTGTTTCAAGTGCCGGCTAACGTAAGGAGCCACTGATATTGCGAGCGCGCCATTCGGTTTTCTGCTATTATGAGGGGCGTCCGGGGGCGCGACATCGTCCAGAAACAGTGCCGATGCTAGTGCGCCCGCGCCGGGAGCCCGGTGGCGAGAGCAATCGCCTGACGATCAACCCTTTCCCGAACACGGGAAAGGCAACTCGGGGGAAAGATATGCAAGGGGTAGCACGGAATTTCTTCACGCTGGCCGTTATCTATGCGCTGTGCGGCATGGCGCTCGGCCTGTACATGGCGATCAGCCAGGACCATGGCCAGATGCCGACCCACGCCCATACGATGGTCGCTGGCTGGCTGATGTCGGCGGTCTTCGCCTTCTTCTATCACCTGTTTCCGGCGGTCGGACAGAAGACGGTTGCCGTCGTTCACTTCTGGCTGACCGCAATCAGCGGCATCGGCCTTTTGATCGGGCTCTACTTCCTGCTTGGCGGCGATGCCGCGATCGAACCGCTGGTGGCGGCGTCTTCGATGGGTTTCTACGCGGCCTTGCTGCTGTTTGCCTTCATTGCCTTGCCGGCGGTTTGGAAAACGGCCTGAGCCGAGTCTCGGCACATCCTTCAGGAACTGTGCTGTTACGGCACAGTGGCGCGGGGTTCGCTCAAAAAACATCGGCGCCGTTAAGGGTTCATTAAGCTTTACAGGCGTTTACTATGCGCATCCAGTGATCTGGATTCTTACCGAGTGGTTGGAGCCACTTTGTTTGACGCCTCCCTGTTAAACTCCTGAGAGCCGCCTTATCCGCGGCTCTTTTTTTGTCCGCTTTCCAGCGACACGGTCCGCACCGGATCACGTTAACCTTCTGTTAAACATGTGCTTGCCTTCACCCCGGACGAGGCGCATTTTCAAGCTTCAGTTATGTAGGGTTCCGGGTGTATCGGCAGTAAGCCGAATCGGCCGGTTGCAAGTGCAGGGGCGTATCGATGAACGAGCCTTCGAAGGGCAGCGCGAAAACCGTCAAGCTGGCGGAACGTCGGGTCTTTTCGCACTCCTTCAAACCGCTCTATCAGGAAGGCATGGGGCTGGTCGAACAGGCGGCGGAGTATCTCGACGGCAAGGGCCGGGCCGAGGCCAAGAAGCTGTCGCGGCTGGCGGCCACGCTCTATGCGGCCGAATCGATGCGGCTAACCACAAGGCTGATGCAGGTCGCCTCGTGGCTGCTTCTGCAGCGCGCCGCGAATTCCGGCGAGATGACCCGCGACCAGGTCGCGTCGGAAAAGTCCAAGGTGCGCCTCGACACTGCCTCCGCCCATGACGAGGCGGCCGGCTGGGCCGAACTGCCCAAGGATTTCCTCGACCTCGTCAACCGGTCGCTGCGCCTGCAGGCACTGGTGCGCCGCATGGACGAGGAGATCTACGGCGCCGGCGCGGTGGTCGACATGCAGCCCTTGAGCCGCCGGCCCAATCCGGTCTCGGACCAGATCAGCCTGCTCAACACGGCTTTCGCCCGCAACTAAGGGGTTCGGAGCATTTCTGGCCCCGGCAGGCTGCTGTTTCCGGTTTGTTCACATTTCGCTGGCATCGCTGTCTCCGGGAGGTAGAGTAACCGGATGGGGGACACGATTCGCATCATCGGTATCGATCCGGGGCTCAGGCGCACCGGCTGGGGCATTGTCGAAAGCCTCGGCAATTCGCTGCGCTTCGTCGCGTCCGGCACGGTGCGTTCCGAAGACAAGGCGGCGCTGGCGACGCGGCTGTGCCAGCTGCATGACGGGTTGGCTGAAATCCTGCATACGGCCATGCCGCATGAGGCGGCCGTCGAACAGACCTTCGTCAACAAGGATGCGGTGGCGACGCTGAAGCTTGGCCAGGCGCGCGGCATCGCCATGCTGGTGCCGGCACGCGCCGGCCTGGTCGTTGCCGAATATGCACCCAATGCCGTCAAGAAGGCGGTGATCGGCGTCGGCCATGGCGACAAGAAGCAGATCCACATGATGGTGAAGGTGCTGCTGCCGAAAGCGACCTTCGACACCGAACATGCCGCCGACGCGCTCGCCATAGCCATTTGCCACGCGCATCACCGGCAAAGCGTCGCCTATCGGATGGCACTTGCCGGTTGACGATGTTCTTGACTTGTTCCCTTGTCTGTCGTAGGTAATACTTTGAGGTATTACCATGCGCGTCACCACCAAAGGCCAAGTCACGATCCCCAAACAGATAAGGGATCACCTGGGTATCCGCCCGGGCTCCGAGGTGGAATTCGTGGCCACCGATGAGGGTGCTCGGCTTGTGGCCGTCAACGAGAATCTCCCCGAGGAGGAGAAATTGCGCAGGTTCAGTAATGTCCTTGACCGGATGGAGGGGACGTTGGATCTGGGTGGCATGACGACCGACGAGTATATGGAGTGGCTGAGGGGGCCGCGTGAAGATCTCGACGTTGATTGACACAAATGTCCTGATCGACGTTTGGGGGCCGGCCGGACCGCTGACAAAATGGTCGGCGTCTGCAATCGCCTCATGCCGCCGCGACGGCGACTTGGTGGTCAATACGATCATCTGGTCTGAACTGGCGCCGCTGATCGCCTCGGAGGCAGCGCTTCGAAAAGCGGTCGACATGCTCGAGATCGATCGCGAGTTTCTGCCCTGGGATGCGGCCTTCCTTGCAGGTGTGACGCATTCCCGTTATCGCCGTGCTGGTGGAATCCGCGAACGAACCTTGCCGGACTTCTTTATTGGCGCTCATGCGACCGTTGCCGGACATCGTCTTTTGACGCGCGACGCCGCGCGTTATCGCAGTTATTTCCCGGACCTTGACATCATTTCTCCTGAAACGCACCCATGAGGGCCTATCTTCCATGAAAGATTTGGCATGATCGGCAAGCTCAAGGGTATGCTCGACGAGATCGAGGAGGACCACTGCCTCGTCGACGTGCATGGCGTCGGCTATGTCGCCTACTGCTCGGCGCGGACGCTTGCCGCGCTGCCTTCGCCCGGCGAAGCGGTGGTGCTGTTCGTCGAGACCTATGTGCGCGAGGATATGATCCGGCTCTACGGCTTCCAGTCGGTGCTGGAGCGTGAATGGTTCCGGCTGTTGATGAGCAATGTGCAGGGCGTCGGCGCCAAGGTGGCGCTGGCAATCCTGTCGACGCTGGCGCCGGCCGACCTTGCCAACGCGATCGCGCTGCGCGACATCGCTATGGTCTCCCGCGCGCCCGGCGTCGGCAAGAAAGTGGCCGAGCGCATCGTTACCGAATTGAAGAACAAGGCGCCGGCCTATGCGGGTTCAGCGGCGGGCACGATCGGTCTCAAGCAGGAGCTCGGCGAAGGCGTCGCAGCCGCGCCGATCACAGACGCGGTCTCGGCCCTAGTCAATCTCGGCTATTCCCGCGACACCGCCGCCAATGCGGTGGCGGCGGCACTGAAGACGGCGGGCGAGGAGGCGGACGCGTCGAAGCTGATTCGCTTCGGGCTCAAGGAACTGGCGCGATGAGCGCACGCTTGTTCGGTTCCCGGCCATATGCAAGGAAGGCGGCATGAGCCTTTCCCCCCGTCTGATCGCTCCGGAAAAACGCGGCGAGGATGCCGACCAGAGTTTGCGGCCGCAGACGCTTGACGATTTCGTCGGCCAGGCGGCGGTGCGGGCCAACCTCAAAGTGTTCATCGAGGCCGCCAAGGGGCGCAAGGAGGCGCTCGATCATGTGCTGTTCGTCGGGCCGCCAGGTCTAGGCAAGACGACGCTGGCGCAGATCATGGCGCGCGAGCTCGGCGTCAACTTCCGCTCAACCTCCGGACCGGTCATCGCCAAAGCCGGCGATCTCGCCGCACTCTTGACCAATCTCGAAGAAGGCGACGTCCTGTTCATCGACGAGATCCACAGGCTGAATCCTGCGGTGGAAGAGATCCTCTATCCGGCGATGGAGGATTTCCAG
Protein-coding regions in this window:
- a CDS encoding DUF1465 family protein; translation: MNEPSKGSAKTVKLAERRVFSHSFKPLYQEGMGLVEQAAEYLDGKGRAEAKKLSRLAATLYAAESMRLTTRLMQVASWLLLQRAANSGEMTRDQVASEKSKVRLDTASAHDEAAGWAELPKDFLDLVNRSLRLQALVRRMDEEIYGAGAVVDMQPLSRRPNPVSDQISLLNTAFARN
- the ruvC gene encoding crossover junction endodeoxyribonuclease RuvC is translated as MGDTIRIIGIDPGLRRTGWGIVESLGNSLRFVASGTVRSEDKAALATRLCQLHDGLAEILHTAMPHEAAVEQTFVNKDAVATLKLGQARGIAMLVPARAGLVVAEYAPNAVKKAVIGVGHGDKKQIHMMVKVLLPKATFDTEHAADALAIAICHAHHRQSVAYRMALAG
- a CDS encoding AbrB/MazE/SpoVT family DNA-binding domain-containing protein, encoding MRVTTKGQVTIPKQIRDHLGIRPGSEVEFVATDEGARLVAVNENLPEEEKLRRFSNVLDRMEGTLDLGGMTTDEYMEWLRGPREDLDVD
- a CDS encoding type II toxin-antitoxin system VapC family toxin, yielding MKISTLIDTNVLIDVWGPAGPLTKWSASAIASCRRDGDLVVNTIIWSELAPLIASEAALRKAVDMLEIDREFLPWDAAFLAGVTHSRYRRAGGIRERTLPDFFIGAHATVAGHRLLTRDAARYRSYFPDLDIISPETHP
- the ruvA gene encoding Holliday junction branch migration protein RuvA, with protein sequence MIGKLKGMLDEIEEDHCLVDVHGVGYVAYCSARTLAALPSPGEAVVLFVETYVREDMIRLYGFQSVLEREWFRLLMSNVQGVGAKVALAILSTLAPADLANAIALRDIAMVSRAPGVGKKVAERIVTELKNKAPAYAGSAAGTIGLKQELGEGVAAAPITDAVSALVNLGYSRDTAANAVAAALKTAGEEADASKLIRFGLKELAR